A single genomic interval of Ruminococcus sp. NK3A76 harbors:
- a CDS encoding site-specific integrase — MRNAFNIYKRKDGRYEGRIPFGRNDNGSLKYKYFYSRDLNNLKEKMLSAYTSAEKYSEIACTKTLSELCGEWLACAKLRVKQSSYCCYERNFRTHIAPFFKNAKYSELNSVKINTFIEYLINYGNKNGGGLSSKTIHDIIVLLRSVAKYAESEYGYRNPMRNINTPKQNKRSTAVLDRTERQKLQSYLINNLDKTNIGILLAMYTGMRIGELCAVTAGDIDICNGVLHITKTIQRIPDSMGISKTKVIVSSPKSKSSERDIPLPDFLIEILKNNFCKNGYLLSGTAKPIEPRTMQNRFKSVLKQCGLRNVSFHLLRHTYATVCIENGFDAKTVSELLGHSSVQITLNRYMHSNMEMKRRCVANLNLAS; from the coding sequence ATGAGAAACGCATTTAATATTTACAAGAGAAAAGACGGTCGCTATGAGGGGCGTATCCCCTTTGGGCGCAATGATAACGGCAGCTTAAAATATAAGTATTTTTATTCGAGAGACCTTAACAATCTAAAAGAGAAAATGCTTTCGGCTTACACCTCTGCCGAAAAATACTCAGAGATAGCCTGCACTAAGACTCTATCCGAACTTTGTGGTGAATGGCTTGCTTGTGCAAAGCTGCGTGTAAAACAATCAAGCTACTGCTGCTACGAAAGAAACTTCAGAACTCACATTGCTCCGTTCTTTAAGAACGCTAAATACAGTGAGCTGAACTCGGTAAAAATCAATACTTTCATCGAATATCTCATTAATTACGGCAATAAAAACGGCGGAGGATTATCATCAAAAACAATACATGACATTATTGTGCTATTACGTTCTGTAGCCAAATATGCCGAAAGCGAATACGGATACAGAAATCCTATGAGAAATATAAATACGCCTAAACAGAATAAGAGATCAACAGCGGTTCTTGACAGAACTGAGCGCCAGAAGCTGCAATCATACCTTATAAACAACCTTGATAAAACAAATATCGGAATATTGCTCGCTATGTACACAGGAATGCGTATAGGCGAGCTTTGTGCTGTAACGGCGGGAGATATTGACATTTGCAATGGTGTGCTCCATATAACAAAAACCATTCAGCGTATTCCGGACAGTATGGGCATCAGCAAAACAAAAGTTATAGTTAGCTCTCCAAAGAGTAAAAGTTCGGAGCGAGATATTCCTTTGCCTGATTTTTTGATAGAAATTCTGAAGAACAATTTTTGTAAGAACGGGTATTTGTTGTCTGGTACAGCTAAGCCCATAGAACCGAGAACCATGCAAAATAGGTTTAAATCTGTTCTGAAGCAGTGTGGCTTAAGAAATGTTAGTTTTCATTTGCTGCGTCACACATATGCAACGGTATGTATCGAAAATGGTTTTGATGCAAAGACGGTCAGCGAACTGCTTGGACACTCGAGCGTTCAGATCACGCTTAACCGTTATATGCATTCAAATATGGAGATGAAGAGGCGGTGTGTTGCAAATCTGAATCTTGCTTCATAA
- a CDS encoding LytTR family DNA-binding domain-containing protein, with product MIRIAIVDDEPNILDRIKQSICSQFKERNIAITVVKYTNGSDLLNAVETGYLFDVVFLDIELPDGLGLNVAKQLRNSYRNIIIAFVTSFDNYVYDAFDYDVIGYIRKHELDSRLGTVIDRVIKKFREISNEKIFKNSTGQCRESTENIVYFESDNHNITIFFNNGKEFSYTDSLKRLEDEYAIHGFIRIHSGYLVNLKYVYSIEKDYVVLKYAEKNEKLSVSRGRAKELKKAFQQYFRGGL from the coding sequence ATGATAAGGATCGCAATAGTAGATGATGAACCTAATATTCTCGATAGGATAAAACAAAGTATCTGTAGTCAGTTTAAAGAACGCAATATAGCAATAACTGTAGTCAAATATACGAATGGAAGTGATTTGCTTAATGCTGTCGAAACAGGCTATTTGTTTGATGTAGTGTTTCTTGATATCGAATTACCAGATGGACTTGGGTTAAATGTTGCGAAACAACTCAGAAATTCATATCGTAATATAATAATTGCTTTTGTTACATCATTTGACAACTACGTTTATGATGCATTTGATTACGATGTAATTGGATACATCAGAAAACACGAACTGGATTCAAGACTTGGTACCGTCATAGATAGAGTAATAAAGAAATTTAGGGAAATATCTAATGAAAAGATCTTTAAAAACTCAACAGGGCAGTGCAGAGAGTCTACTGAAAATATTGTTTACTTTGAATCTGACAATCACAATATTACAATTTTTTTCAATAATGGTAAAGAGTTTTCTTATACGGATTCTCTGAAAAGGCTTGAGGATGAGTACGCAATTCATGGTTTTATTCGTATTCACTCAGGATACCTTGTTAACTTAAAATACGTTTACTCTATAGAAAAAGATTATGTAGTATTAAAATATGCAGAAAAGAACGAAAAATTGTCTGTGAGCAGAGGGCGAGCTAAAGAACTAAAAAAGGCGTTTCAACAATATTTCCGAGGTGGATTATGA
- a CDS encoding IS256 family transposase has translation MARRKREPMSEGKKNIIGMLLEEYDIKSAKDIEDALKDLLGGTIQEMLESEMDEHLGYQEYERSDNPDSRNGKKTKKIRGSFGETEIEVPQDRDGSFEPKVVKKRQKDISGIEQKIIALYAKGMTTRQISETIEDIYGFEVSDGMVSDITDRLLPQIEDWQKRPLDEVYPIVFIDAVHFSVRDNGQIRKLAAYVILAVSMTGHKEVLSIHIGENESAKYWLGVLNELKNRGVKDILVICADGLTGMKEAVSAAFPQTELQRCIVHQVRNTLKYVGEKNKKEFANDLKTIYHAPSEDAALEALDCVTEKWEDDYPNAMKSWYKNWDVISPIFKFSADVRKVIYTTNAIESLNSGYRRLNKQRSVFPSDTALLKALYLATHEIAKKWTMPLRNWGKVLGELEIMYPDRIG, from the coding sequence ATGGCAAGAAGAAAAAGAGAACCGATGAGCGAGGGCAAGAAGAACATAATAGGAATGCTGCTTGAGGAATACGACATCAAGTCGGCTAAGGATATTGAGGATGCCCTGAAAGACCTTCTCGGAGGAACGATCCAGGAAATGCTTGAATCCGAAATGGACGAGCATCTTGGATATCAGGAATATGAACGTTCCGACAATCCTGACTCTCGCAACGGAAAGAAAACCAAGAAGATACGCGGGAGCTTCGGCGAAACGGAAATAGAAGTGCCGCAGGATCGTGACGGCAGTTTTGAGCCAAAGGTCGTAAAGAAGCGACAGAAGGACATCTCAGGTATTGAGCAGAAGATAATTGCTCTGTATGCCAAAGGAATGACCACACGCCAAATAAGCGAAACTATCGAAGATATCTACGGATTTGAAGTCAGCGACGGTATGGTATCAGATATCACAGACCGCCTTCTGCCGCAGATAGAGGACTGGCAGAAACGTCCATTGGACGAAGTATATCCGATAGTATTCATCGATGCTGTACACTTCTCAGTGCGTGATAACGGACAGATCAGGAAGCTTGCCGCATATGTGATCCTTGCTGTCAGCATGACAGGTCACAAGGAAGTTCTTTCAATACATATCGGTGAAAACGAGAGCGCCAAGTACTGGCTCGGCGTTCTGAACGAGCTGAAAAATCGCGGAGTTAAGGATATTCTCGTCATCTGCGCAGACGGTCTTACAGGCATGAAAGAAGCTGTATCAGCAGCTTTTCCGCAAACTGAGCTACAGCGCTGCATCGTTCATCAGGTAAGAAATACGCTGAAATACGTTGGAGAGAAGAACAAGAAGGAGTTCGCAAACGACCTGAAAACGATCTATCATGCGCCTTCCGAGGATGCTGCTCTGGAAGCTCTCGACTGTGTTACTGAAAAATGGGAAGACGATTATCCTAACGCTATGAAGAGCTGGTACAAGAACTGGGACGTAATATCACCGATCTTCAAGTTCTCAGCTGATGTCAGAAAGGTGATTTATACCACCAACGCAATAGAGAGTCTTAACAGCGGCTATCGCCGTCTGAACAAGCAGAGAAGCGTATTTCCAAGCGATACAGCGCTCCTGAAGGCTTTGTATCTTGCAACGCATGAGATAGCTAAGAAATGGACCATGCCGCTGCGAAACTGGGGCAAAGTTCTGGGCGAGCTTGAGATCATGTACCCCGACAGGATCGGCTGA
- a CDS encoding GHKL domain-containing protein, giving the protein MGIVAIYVFLCLLLYEGNPFFRILVPIILTIIIMIINISVNIFMSRIYGVPSEYLIQPGSNLRVLGLFVTKISFFLVTQIIIKKVKNSNYVLKIDEWLGMTVIFLISAGILFTVGEIQYKHTDKNFNMLLLIIGILIINICVFFFFNKMTKKNKELTLLQISHMHFEENLKALRSIESIYNEMKILKHNMKNEWFIIYDALQKGDSMRAKQLLNDIIDKTDGAFAEMVTLSQPSINSIINYKLNCAKQHGIYCTSMIQDDFSSFDEYDIVMLIANLMDNAIEASKDLENSRLDVMITTKMNYLNIVISNTIKNSVLEGNSQLDTSKNDKDNHGFGIQSVRQISEKYDGMLDFYEQDNMFFADVLLKKETPILDKIIPNTN; this is encoded by the coding sequence TTGGGAATTGTTGCTATATATGTTTTTCTTTGTTTGCTGCTATATGAGGGAAACCCGTTTTTTAGAATACTTGTACCCATTATATTGACCATTATCATTATGATAATAAACATATCCGTTAATATTTTTATGTCTCGAATATATGGCGTTCCATCTGAATATCTTATACAACCGGGAAGTAATTTGCGTGTTCTAGGTCTTTTTGTGACAAAAATTTCTTTTTTCTTAGTTACTCAAATTATTATAAAGAAAGTGAAAAACAGTAATTATGTTTTAAAAATAGACGAGTGGTTAGGAATGACCGTCATATTTCTGATCTCGGCGGGAATATTATTTACAGTGGGGGAAATACAATACAAGCACACTGATAAGAATTTTAATATGCTTCTTTTAATTATAGGAATTTTAATTATTAATATATGCGTGTTTTTCTTTTTTAATAAGATGACAAAGAAAAACAAAGAGCTTACTCTACTGCAGATATCACACATGCACTTTGAGGAAAACTTAAAAGCACTCCGATCTATTGAGAGTATTTATAACGAGATGAAAATATTAAAGCACAATATGAAAAATGAATGGTTTATCATATACGACGCATTACAGAAAGGAGATAGTATGAGAGCCAAGCAACTATTAAATGATATAATTGATAAAACAGACGGTGCATTTGCAGAAATGGTAACTTTATCCCAGCCGTCTATTAATTCTATAATTAACTATAAGTTAAATTGTGCAAAACAGCATGGAATCTACTGTACAAGCATGATACAAGATGATTTCAGCAGCTTTGATGAATATGATATTGTTATGCTTATTGCAAATCTAATGGATAATGCCATTGAAGCAAGCAAAGACTTAGAAAATTCAAGACTTGATGTGATGATAACAACAAAGATGAATTATCTTAATATAGTTATTAGCAATACCATAAAGAATAGCGTACTTGAAGGCAACTCTCAGCTTGATACATCAAAAAACGATAAGGATAATCATGGATTTGGAATTCAGTCGGTTCGACAAATTTCTGAGAAATATGACGGTATGCTTGATTTTTATGAGCAAGATAATATGTTTTTTGCAGATGTGTTATTGAAGAAAGAAACTCCGATTTTAGACAAAATAATACCAAATACGAATTGA
- a CDS encoding accessory gene regulator B family protein has protein sequence MIAGLAKIVTDFFLKNNVIGPEDTDVYQYGNEIIISSLLDLLIVLVVGLIYNALINSLLFFVPFFLLRSFSGGYHANTYLKCKIVFLINIFLSLFLSTSASSIYGIYSLVLLLLFSIFVIWGFAPIENENKPLSEEEFIINSKRSKIIGVILIVSIIITYYYNKNISLSLLLSFFSVAVGMIIEYFRKGGLLYENGKETGKWNGKSKS, from the coding sequence ATGATTGCCGGTTTAGCAAAAATTGTGACCGATTTTTTTTTGAAAAACAATGTAATCGGCCCTGAAGATACTGACGTATATCAGTATGGCAATGAAATAATAATAAGTTCCCTTTTGGATTTACTTATAGTGTTAGTCGTTGGTCTAATATATAATGCATTGATTAACTCATTACTGTTTTTTGTGCCTTTTTTTCTGCTAAGAAGTTTTTCAGGAGGGTATCATGCTAACACCTATTTAAAATGCAAAATTGTCTTTTTAATAAATATATTCTTATCATTATTTTTATCAACTTCCGCAAGCAGTATTTATGGAATTTATTCACTGGTACTTCTATTATTATTCTCAATTTTTGTCATTTGGGGATTCGCACCTATCGAGAATGAAAACAAACCGCTTTCAGAAGAAGAATTTATTATAAATTCCAAACGTTCGAAAATCATAGGTGTCATTTTAATTGTATCAATTATTATTACATATTATTATAATAAGAATATTTCATTATCACTGTTATTGTCATTTTTTTCGGTAGCAGTTGGTATGATAATAGAATATTTTAGAAAAGGAGGTTTGCTTTATGAAAATGGTAAAGAAACTGGCAAGTGGAATGGCAAAAGCAAGTCTTAA
- a CDS encoding cyclic lactone autoinducer peptide, with amino-acid sequence MAKASLKTAKSVSCSASLFSYHQPKEPKSLKTKK; translated from the coding sequence ATGGCAAAAGCAAGTCTTAAGACTGCCAAGAGCGTAAGCTGCAGTGCATCGCTTTTCAGCTATCATCAGCCCAAAGAGCCAAAGTCGTTAAAGACTAAGAAGTAA
- a CDS encoding RHS repeat domain-containing protein, with product MKKLSKKQITIGVGSIAAVLAGAIVVFANISASVDDNPWAHALLAGKTGGSIAAESNKITVNGDLRSNGKISIESDTVAVNGYAAAVSSVNADISEDNIYDNIDSVAFPNVYDNVYEIAGEYSVSENDAVSYSSDNLILPDMANSSEQLNINVSAETAPSADAGLSIGGKIGAFGAGFFAKTYSNHEKWNKIFPVLYKTENGETNSLVELGRNSNFIPLKEQGVGDSWSDCDELPNDAISNNFTETQLTEYISSLKTDNPVTSICSEGSVIIQANNTVNPESAEDAKKIVVEGGHFSLDGDYSSLEEIRFDSWGGSQLIGSYPNLKYIYKSSWSDLNLVGDFPSLECIYMVGGQLLLGSGDQGFSADGVRIINDYGPIAIYTAKDVNITNSEIVTSQMILMRGAGADKPGSVFNSENTIMAAKYGIMFEDMNDLNVRRYSKLPVYYSVYPMSVINCNFRLLQGTFVINNNAIIMTNANIDKFRGFMFSPEGIDEYRNSSAVGFYLNTYAYNISPNINNLNKQPNGSEEIGRISSFEYAEFPRELIDKISDSTVFLADLSDPDNEFEIGESNKKPGELSIGKFIFADGNISISADTLVDQDNSFTVIASKHGNITINVTDSADITAIIYAPNGKVTITGGAYNIKGRIFACDIEINTDTFEITSGDEDISNLGFTYDNNNINNSSDNESSNNSDSGEDDNIEDSSKTDSGDDHNYDDSSDADSNSDVSSDDNSSTDANDDSSNSSPDDSIDDSSSDTDDSSSVDHNHREGFTEPEYEYDLLNRLIKVTYDENNYIEYEYDANGNITEIVTVKDGEIQHLEDEE from the coding sequence ATGAAAAAACTTAGCAAGAAACAAATTACAATAGGTGTGGGTTCAATTGCAGCAGTTCTTGCCGGTGCAATTGTTGTATTTGCAAATATTTCAGCATCTGTTGACGACAATCCCTGGGCTCACGCGCTCCTTGCCGGAAAAACAGGCGGAAGTATAGCTGCTGAAAGTAATAAAATAACCGTGAATGGAGATCTCCGTTCAAACGGAAAAATAAGTATAGAATCTGATACGGTTGCAGTAAATGGATATGCTGCTGCCGTTTCTTCTGTTAATGCAGATATTTCAGAAGATAATATATATGATAATATTGATAGTGTTGCTTTTCCGAATGTATATGACAATGTCTATGAGATTGCCGGTGAGTATTCCGTATCCGAAAATGATGCAGTATCATATTCCTCGGATAATCTGATATTGCCGGATATGGCAAATTCCTCGGAACAACTGAACATAAATGTCAGTGCCGAAACTGCTCCATCAGCTGATGCAGGATTAAGTATTGGCGGCAAGATAGGTGCCTTTGGTGCAGGATTTTTTGCCAAAACATATTCTAATCATGAAAAATGGAATAAAATATTCCCGGTGTTATATAAAACAGAAAATGGAGAAACCAATTCTCTTGTGGAACTTGGACGGAACAGTAATTTTATACCTCTTAAGGAACAAGGTGTTGGCGATTCTTGGAGTGACTGTGATGAACTCCCCAATGATGCAATATCCAACAATTTTACAGAGACACAGCTAACTGAATATATATCGTCTCTAAAAACGGATAATCCTGTGACCTCTATATGTTCAGAGGGCAGCGTAATTATACAAGCAAATAACACAGTTAATCCTGAAAGTGCAGAAGATGCCAAAAAAATCGTTGTTGAAGGCGGACATTTTTCACTCGATGGCGATTATAGTTCTCTTGAAGAGATAAGATTTGATTCTTGGGGTGGATCTCAGCTTATCGGCAGCTATCCAAATTTAAAATACATATATAAATCATCATGGTCTGATCTGAATCTTGTTGGTGATTTTCCTTCTCTTGAATGTATATACATGGTAGGTGGACAGCTTTTGCTCGGCTCGGGAGACCAAGGTTTTAGTGCAGACGGGGTAAGAATAATAAACGATTATGGCCCTATTGCTATATATACAGCAAAAGATGTAAACATTACTAATAGCGAGATCGTTACCTCTCAGATGATACTTATGAGAGGGGCAGGTGCAGATAAGCCGGGATCGGTTTTTAACTCAGAAAACACGATAATGGCAGCAAAATACGGGATTATGTTTGAGGATATGAATGATTTAAATGTTAGACGCTACAGCAAGTTGCCTGTGTATTATTCGGTATATCCTATGTCAGTTATAAATTGTAATTTCAGACTTCTGCAAGGCACATTTGTCATTAATAATAATGCAATTATAATGACAAATGCCAATATAGACAAATTTAGAGGATTTATGTTTTCTCCCGAAGGTATAGATGAATACAGAAATTCTTCTGCTGTTGGATTCTATCTGAATACTTATGCATATAACATATCTCCAAATATCAATAATCTAAATAAGCAGCCGAATGGAAGTGAGGAGATTGGTAGGATAAGCAGCTTTGAATATGCCGAATTTCCTCGTGAGCTGATAGATAAGATCTCAGATTCTACGGTATTTCTCGCAGATCTTAGTGATCCAGATAATGAATTTGAGATCGGCGAATCCAATAAAAAGCCGGGAGAGCTTTCTATCGGTAAATTCATTTTTGCTGATGGTAATATAAGCATATCAGCAGATACGCTTGTTGATCAGGACAACAGCTTTACTGTTATTGCTTCAAAACATGGAAATATAACTATCAATGTGACTGACAGTGCGGATATAACTGCTATAATATATGCGCCGAATGGAAAAGTTACAATAACAGGCGGAGCATATAATATCAAAGGAAGAATATTTGCATGTGACATTGAGATAAATACAGATACTTTTGAAATAACCTCAGGTGACGAGGATATTTCAAATCTTGGATTCACTTACGATAATAATAATATCAACAACTCATCTGATAATGAAAGCTCTAATAATAGTGACAGTGGTGAGGATGACAATATCGAAGATTCATCCAAGACTGATTCGGGAGACGATCACAATTATGACGATTCTAGTGACGCCGATTCAAATAGTGATGTGAGTTCGGATGACAATTCGTCAACAGACGCAAATGACGATAGCTCAAATTCATCCCCCGATGATAGCATAGATGATTCAAGTTCTGATACAGATGACAGTTCAAGTGTGGATCATAATCACAGAGAAGGCTTTACAGAACCCGAATATGAATACGATCTGCTCAACAGACTCATTAAGGTTACTTATGATGAAAATAATTATATTGAATACGAATACGATGCTAATGGAAATATAACTGAAATAGTTACCGTAAAGGATGGAGAAATTCAACATTTGGAGGATGAGGAATGA